A region of Bacteroidales bacterium DNA encodes the following proteins:
- a CDS encoding sigma-54-dependent Fis family transcriptional regulator, translating to MNQPLTILAVDDEKRITSQLVHHLSRRGFNVYEANDSATAFATLEKQNIDIVLLDFMIPGDLNGIQILKKIRQDNPATEVIMVSGQEDIDVVIESQRQGAIDFVRKPFNISEIIFAIERTGKYVQLAQKLKTVENQRSLISRELESVIERDFIGVSESIRKVTEMAIRVAKDRDASVLITGENGTGKEVLARIIHYASDRSKKPFVPVNSTAIPDTLIESEFFGHKKGAFTDAKEDKKGFFELANGGTLFLDEIADMPYSLQAKLLRAMEERKITPVGGSKEIEVDLRIISATNKDIEQLIDDQKFRLDLYHRINTFTLHIPPLRERPGDVEPLLRHFVTMLCSKKKRSIPEIEKNVFSHLKPYHFPGNVRELRNLVERALILSDGKQLTVDDFMIKNEKSTKSEIATFNLDDHEKSIIEAALKKTDGNQIKAAELLGISRDALKHRIQKHGIVIHKVVE from the coding sequence ATGAACCAGCCATTAACCATTCTTGCTGTAGATGACGAAAAACGGATCACCTCGCAGCTTGTACATCACCTTTCACGAAGAGGTTTCAATGTGTATGAGGCGAACGACTCAGCTACTGCTTTTGCAACCCTTGAAAAACAAAACATAGATATCGTATTGCTCGATTTTATGATCCCCGGCGACCTGAACGGTATACAGATTTTAAAAAAGATCCGGCAGGACAATCCTGCCACCGAAGTAATCATGGTGAGTGGCCAGGAAGACATTGATGTAGTGATTGAGTCACAGCGGCAGGGAGCAATTGATTTTGTGCGAAAGCCTTTTAATATTTCCGAAATAATATTTGCCATCGAGCGCACCGGTAAATATGTTCAATTGGCCCAAAAGTTAAAAACAGTAGAAAATCAGCGCTCACTGATTTCCCGTGAACTGGAGTCGGTTATTGAGCGCGATTTCATAGGAGTTAGCGAGAGTATCCGCAAAGTAACCGAAATGGCAATTCGTGTTGCCAAAGACCGGGATGCCAGCGTTCTGATTACGGGTGAGAATGGCACCGGCAAAGAAGTCCTGGCACGAATCATCCATTATGCGAGCGACAGAAGTAAAAAACCATTCGTCCCTGTCAACAGCACTGCCATTCCCGATACGCTGATCGAAAGCGAGTTTTTTGGTCATAAAAAGGGAGCATTCACCGATGCCAAAGAGGACAAAAAAGGATTTTTTGAACTGGCCAACGGAGGAACCCTTTTTCTTGATGAGATTGCTGATATGCCTTACTCGTTGCAGGCCAAACTGCTCCGGGCCATGGAAGAGCGAAAAATCACCCCGGTAGGCGGCTCAAAAGAAATTGAGGTGGATTTACGAATCATCTCCGCGACAAACAAAGACATCGAGCAATTGATTGATGATCAGAAATTCCGGCTTGATCTTTATCACAGGATCAACACCTTTACCCTTCATATTCCTCCTCTGCGCGAGAGGCCGGGCGATGTGGAGCCATTGCTCAGGCATTTTGTAACCATGCTTTGCAGTAAAAAGAAAAGAAGCATCCCCGAAATTGAAAAAAACGTATTTAGCCACCTTAAGCCTTATCATTTCCCCGGAAATGTTCGTGAACTGCGCAACCTTGTCGAACGCGCCCTGATCCTGTCGGACGGAAAGCAACTTACCGTGGATGATTTTATGATTAAAAACGAGAAGAGCACAAAGAGTGAAATAGCTACCTTCAATCTTGACGACCACGAAAAATCAATCATCGAAGCTGCACTGAAAAAGACTGACGGCAACCAGATCAAAGCTGCCGAACTGCTTGGCATTTCGCGCGACGCCCTGAAACATCGCATTCAGAAACATGGAATTGTGATCCATAAGGTTGTGGAGTAA
- a CDS encoding aspartate kinase — MKIFKFGGASVTSAAAVKNVAGILSHFAEEQLILVFSAMGKTTNALEKVVNAAFYKTPDLKSKISLVKDFHVEIVKSLFDQSSHSCYEQVSRVFKKLEALTDQPDCSYDEFYDRIVPLGEILTTTIISNYLTECGLKNSVIQATEMIATNNRFRDAAVDWIRTEELITRQINATKLNQDGQMMITQGFIGFSTDGKTTTLGREGSDFTASILAYCLNAEEVIVWKDVDGLLNADPACFSETVKIDHISYYDVIELAFYGAKILHPKTIKPLQNKSIPLRIKSFFHPLASGTLIDNHSSGDTNVPFFIKKQDQALVSFVSKDFSFIAEDKLYKLFGVFDQLNLKINLMQNAAISFTIITNDPADKMNAMLDELKNEFDIRYNRGLELLTIRNFNDLILDVYFKGKSILLEQRSRRTIQVAYLPHSTTN; from the coding sequence ATGAAAATATTTAAATTTGGAGGAGCATCTGTAACCAGCGCTGCAGCGGTTAAAAACGTTGCAGGCATTCTGTCACACTTTGCCGAAGAGCAGTTAATCCTGGTTTTTTCGGCCATGGGTAAAACAACCAACGCCCTGGAAAAAGTCGTCAATGCGGCTTTTTACAAAACTCCGGATTTAAAAAGCAAAATATCGCTGGTAAAAGATTTTCATGTTGAGATTGTAAAAAGCCTGTTTGATCAATCTTCACATTCTTGTTATGAGCAGGTGAGCCGGGTTTTTAAGAAATTGGAAGCATTGACAGACCAGCCGGATTGTTCGTATGACGAATTTTATGACCGTATTGTTCCTTTAGGTGAAATCCTGACGACAACGATTATCAGCAATTATCTGACGGAATGTGGATTGAAAAACAGCGTAATTCAAGCCACTGAGATGATTGCGACCAACAACCGGTTCAGAGATGCTGCGGTGGATTGGATCAGAACGGAAGAGTTGATCACCCGGCAAATAAACGCAACAAAACTTAACCAGGATGGGCAAATGATGATTACACAGGGATTCATCGGCTTTTCGACTGATGGGAAAACCACCACTTTAGGCAGAGAAGGTTCTGACTTCACCGCCTCCATTCTTGCCTACTGCCTCAACGCAGAAGAGGTGATCGTTTGGAAAGATGTGGATGGCCTGTTGAATGCTGACCCGGCTTGCTTCAGCGAAACCGTGAAGATTGACCATATTTCCTATTATGATGTGATCGAACTGGCATTTTACGGGGCAAAGATCCTTCATCCAAAAACCATTAAACCCCTTCAAAACAAATCAATCCCACTCAGAATCAAATCTTTTTTCCATCCATTGGCCTCCGGAACGCTCATCGACAACCATAGTTCAGGAGATACCAACGTTCCGTTTTTCATCAAAAAACAGGATCAGGCACTGGTCTCATTTGTCTCGAAAGATTTTTCCTTTATTGCCGAAGACAAATTATACAAGCTTTTCGGTGTATTCGATCAACTGAATTTAAAAATCAACCTGATGCAAAACGCGGCCATCAGCTTTACGATCATCACCAATGATCCGGCTGATAAAATGAACGCAATGCTAGACGAGTTGAAAAATGAATTCGACATCCGCTATAACAGGGGGCTTGAGTTACTTACCATAAGAAATTTCAATGACCTGATACTTGATGTATACTTCAAAGGGAAATCTATATTGCTTGAGCAGCGCAGCCGGCGTACCATCCAGGTGGCCTACCTGCCCCATTCCACAACAAATTGA